A section of the Oncorhynchus keta strain PuntledgeMale-10-30-2019 chromosome 15, Oket_V2, whole genome shotgun sequence genome encodes:
- the LOC118394791 gene encoding microtubule-associated protein RP/EB family member 2-like isoform X1, with the protein MPGPTQALSPNGENNNDIIPTDGSNCIPYRKNTVRGERAYSWGMAVNVYSTSITQETMSRHDITAWVNDLLGLNYTKVEQLSSGAAYCQFMDLLFPGCVSLKKVKFQAKFEHEYIHNFKLLQASFKRMNVDKIIPVEKLVKARFQDNLDFIQWFKRFFDANYDGKDYDPLQARQGQDAIPPPDPGEQIFNLPKKSQHHAASSPTAGATRASATTPKQNPCSPHPSSRPSSAKRIPVATTTPAKGERELEAQVTLLNDQVNTLKLALEGVEKERDFYFGKLREVEVLAQEQGQESAQFVERLMEILYSADEQEGAGEGEDVDPGVHEEEVPDDQQDEY; encoded by the exons ATGCCTGGGCCCACCCAAGCACTGTCCCCAAATGGAGAGAATAACAACGACATCATCCCAACGGACGGATCCAACTGCATTCCTTACAGAAAAAATACAGTGCGAGGAGAGCGCGCCTACAG TTGGGGAATGGCGGTCAATGTATATTCTACCTCAATAACCCAGGAGACTATGAGCAGGCATGACATCACTGCCTGGGTTAACGATCTTCTCGGTCTGAACTACACTAAAGTGGAGCAGCTCTCCTCAG GAGCGGCCTACTGCCAGTTCATGGATTTGCTCTTCCCTGGCTGCGTCAGTCTTAAGAAGGTTAAGTTCCAAGCTAAATTTGAGCATGAGTACATTCACAACTTCAAGCTACTGCAGGCCTCCTTCAAGAGAATGAATGTGGACAAG ATTATTCCTGTGGAAAAGCTGGTGAAAGCTAGATTTCAGGACAACCTTGACTTCATCCAGTGGTTCAAGAGGTTCTTTGACGCCAACTACGACGGTAAAGATTACGACCCACTTCAGGCCAGACAGGGTCAGGATGCCATCCCCCCACCTGACCCCGGTGAGCAGATCTTCAACCTGCCAAAGAAGTCTCAACACCACGCAGCCAGCTCCCCCACTGCAG GAGCCACCAGGGCGAGCGCAACAACGCCGAAACAAAACCCTTGCAGCCCCCATCCGTCCTCCAGACCCTCTTCAGCCAAAAGAATTCCAGTTGCAACGACTACTCCGGCCAAAGGAGAGCGGGAACTGGAAGCACAGGTCACATTGCTCAATGACCAG GTGAACACATTAAAACTTGcactggagggggtggagaaggagagggatttTTACTTTGGAAAGCTGCGGGAGGTGGAAGTGCTGGCACAGGAGCAAGGTCAGGAGAGTGCACAGTTCGTGGAGAGGCTAATGGAGATCCTGTACTCTGCAGACGAACAG GAAGGtgcaggagagggggaggacgtGGACCCAGGGGTCCATGAAGAAGAGGTTCCTGATGATCAGCAGGATGAGTACTGA
- the LOC118394791 gene encoding microtubule-associated protein RP/EB family member 2-like isoform X2 — MAHDVTGQKRWGMAVNVYSTSITQETMSRHDITAWVNDLLGLNYTKVEQLSSGAAYCQFMDLLFPGCVSLKKVKFQAKFEHEYIHNFKLLQASFKRMNVDKIIPVEKLVKARFQDNLDFIQWFKRFFDANYDGKDYDPLQARQGQDAIPPPDPGEQIFNLPKKSQHHAASSPTAGATRASATTPKQNPCSPHPSSRPSSAKRIPVATTTPAKGERELEAQVTLLNDQVNTLKLALEGVEKERDFYFGKLREVEVLAQEQGQESAQFVERLMEILYSADEQEGAGEGEDVDPGVHEEEVPDDQQDEY, encoded by the exons TTGGGGAATGGCGGTCAATGTATATTCTACCTCAATAACCCAGGAGACTATGAGCAGGCATGACATCACTGCCTGGGTTAACGATCTTCTCGGTCTGAACTACACTAAAGTGGAGCAGCTCTCCTCAG GAGCGGCCTACTGCCAGTTCATGGATTTGCTCTTCCCTGGCTGCGTCAGTCTTAAGAAGGTTAAGTTCCAAGCTAAATTTGAGCATGAGTACATTCACAACTTCAAGCTACTGCAGGCCTCCTTCAAGAGAATGAATGTGGACAAG ATTATTCCTGTGGAAAAGCTGGTGAAAGCTAGATTTCAGGACAACCTTGACTTCATCCAGTGGTTCAAGAGGTTCTTTGACGCCAACTACGACGGTAAAGATTACGACCCACTTCAGGCCAGACAGGGTCAGGATGCCATCCCCCCACCTGACCCCGGTGAGCAGATCTTCAACCTGCCAAAGAAGTCTCAACACCACGCAGCCAGCTCCCCCACTGCAG GAGCCACCAGGGCGAGCGCAACAACGCCGAAACAAAACCCTTGCAGCCCCCATCCGTCCTCCAGACCCTCTTCAGCCAAAAGAATTCCAGTTGCAACGACTACTCCGGCCAAAGGAGAGCGGGAACTGGAAGCACAGGTCACATTGCTCAATGACCAG GTGAACACATTAAAACTTGcactggagggggtggagaaggagagggatttTTACTTTGGAAAGCTGCGGGAGGTGGAAGTGCTGGCACAGGAGCAAGGTCAGGAGAGTGCACAGTTCGTGGAGAGGCTAATGGAGATCCTGTACTCTGCAGACGAACAG GAAGGtgcaggagagggggaggacgtGGACCCAGGGGTCCATGAAGAAGAGGTTCCTGATGATCAGCAGGATGAGTACTGA
- the LOC118394791 gene encoding microtubule-associated protein RP/EB family member 2-like isoform X3, with protein MAVNVYSTSITQETMSRHDITAWVNDLLGLNYTKVEQLSSGAAYCQFMDLLFPGCVSLKKVKFQAKFEHEYIHNFKLLQASFKRMNVDKIIPVEKLVKARFQDNLDFIQWFKRFFDANYDGKDYDPLQARQGQDAIPPPDPGEQIFNLPKKSQHHAASSPTAGATRASATTPKQNPCSPHPSSRPSSAKRIPVATTTPAKGERELEAQVTLLNDQVNTLKLALEGVEKERDFYFGKLREVEVLAQEQGQESAQFVERLMEILYSADEQEGAGEGEDVDPGVHEEEVPDDQQDEY; from the exons ATGGCGGTCAATGTATATTCTACCTCAATAACCCAGGAGACTATGAGCAGGCATGACATCACTGCCTGGGTTAACGATCTTCTCGGTCTGAACTACACTAAAGTGGAGCAGCTCTCCTCAG GAGCGGCCTACTGCCAGTTCATGGATTTGCTCTTCCCTGGCTGCGTCAGTCTTAAGAAGGTTAAGTTCCAAGCTAAATTTGAGCATGAGTACATTCACAACTTCAAGCTACTGCAGGCCTCCTTCAAGAGAATGAATGTGGACAAG ATTATTCCTGTGGAAAAGCTGGTGAAAGCTAGATTTCAGGACAACCTTGACTTCATCCAGTGGTTCAAGAGGTTCTTTGACGCCAACTACGACGGTAAAGATTACGACCCACTTCAGGCCAGACAGGGTCAGGATGCCATCCCCCCACCTGACCCCGGTGAGCAGATCTTCAACCTGCCAAAGAAGTCTCAACACCACGCAGCCAGCTCCCCCACTGCAG GAGCCACCAGGGCGAGCGCAACAACGCCGAAACAAAACCCTTGCAGCCCCCATCCGTCCTCCAGACCCTCTTCAGCCAAAAGAATTCCAGTTGCAACGACTACTCCGGCCAAAGGAGAGCGGGAACTGGAAGCACAGGTCACATTGCTCAATGACCAG GTGAACACATTAAAACTTGcactggagggggtggagaaggagagggatttTTACTTTGGAAAGCTGCGGGAGGTGGAAGTGCTGGCACAGGAGCAAGGTCAGGAGAGTGCACAGTTCGTGGAGAGGCTAATGGAGATCCTGTACTCTGCAGACGAACAG GAAGGtgcaggagagggggaggacgtGGACCCAGGGGTCCATGAAGAAGAGGTTCCTGATGATCAGCAGGATGAGTACTGA